The Pimelobacter simplex genomic sequence GTAGTCGGGCCGGGCGCAGTCGACGAAGGCGCCGGGGTACGACAGGCAGCCCTCGGGGCTGTCGTCGAGGCGCCGGTCGCGGCCCTCGGGCAGCACCAGGCGGGGGTTGCACACGACGCCGACCACGCGCTGGTCCTCGGCGTCGGGGCAGTCGAAGACGAACATCGCGACGTCCTCGCCGACCTGGCAGGCGGCCAGGCCGACGCCCTCGGCGGCGTACATCGTCGCGACCATGTCGGCGGCCAGCGCCCGCAGCGCCTCGTCGAAGACGGTGACCTCGGCCTGCGGCCGGTGCATGACGGCGGTGCCCCAGCGCGTCATCGGGCGCACGCTCCCGCCCCGGGGCAGGGGTCCGTACGGCGCGAGCGGGGTCTGGTCGTCCATGGCGCGCATCGTATTGGCGAGGATCACACCGCGCCGATTCGGGCTACCTGTAGCGCGGTGTGTAACTCACGGTTACAGTTAGTCGCATGTCCTTGATCAGCAACCTCAAGCCGGGCGGGAAGCACGGGGTTCCCAGCAACGAGAGCCGTGATCCCATCGGCTACCTCGTCGCCGGCCTCAACCGGCTCGCCCAGACCGACCTCCTCGACAAGGTCCGCCTCCGCAAGCCGGCCGAGCAGGCGGTCTTCTCCGTCACCCGGACCGGGTTCAAGACGATGACCAACGCCAGCCGGACCTTCGCCAAGGCCGGCCAGAAGGGGCAGCCGGGCACCCGCCCGACCCCCGCGGCCGCCAGCGGCGTCTTCGACCTCACCCCCGGTGAGGACGAGCAGATGCTCGTCGACGTGGTCACCGAGTTCGCCGACGAGGTCGTCCGGCCCGCCGCCTTCGAGGCCGACAAGGAGTGCGCGGCGCCCGAGGCCCTGCTCAAGTCCAGCCTCGAGATCGGGCTGCCGATCCTCGGTGTCCCGGAGTCCCTGGGCGGGGTCTCCGAGGAGCGCTCCGCGATGGCCGGCACGCTCGTCGCCGAGGCGCTCGCCAAGGGCGACATGGGCCTGGCCGTCGCCACGCTGGCGCCCGGTTCGGTCGCGACGGCCATCGGTCTGTGGGGCACCGATGCGCAGCAGCAGACCTACCTCCCGGCGTTCACCGGCGACGAGGTCCCCGCGGCCGCGCTCGCGCTGAGCGAGCCGACCGTCCTCTTCGACGTGCTCAGCCCGTCGACCACCGCCAAGAAGTCCGGCGACGGCTACGTGCTCAACGGCACCAAGAGCCTGGTCGCCCGCGGTGACCACGCCGAGCTCTTCGTCGTCGGCGCCCAGCTCGACGGCAAGCCCGTGCTGTTCCTGGTCGAGTCCTCGACCGAGGGCCTCAGCATCGAGGGCGACCCGGCGATGGGCGTGCGCGCCGCGTCGCTGACCAAGCTCGTGCTCGAGAACGTCAAGGTCCCCGCGGACGCCGTCCTCGGCGCCACCGACGGCTCGACCTACACCGAGTGCGTCCGCCTCTCCCGCCTGGCCTGGTGCGCGCTCGCGGTCGGCACGGCCCAGGCCGTGCTCGACTACGTGACGCCCTACGTCAAGGAGCGCGAGGCGTTCGGCGAGCCGATCGCCAACCGCCAGTCGGTCGCCTTCATGGTCGCCAACATCGCGATCGAGCTCCAGGGCATGCGCCTGCTGACCTACCGCGCGGCTTCACGTGCCGCGGCCGGCAAGGACTTCTCCCGCGAGGTCGCACTGGCCCGCAAGGCGTGCACCGACAAGGGCATGCAGATCGGCCTCGACGGCGTCCAGCTGCTCGGTGGCCACGGATTCGTCAAGGAGCACCCGGTCGAGCGGTGGTATCGCGACCTGCGTGCCATCGGCATCATGGAAGGAACGGTGCTGGTCTGATGGCCATCAACCTCGAAGTCCCGAAGAAGCACCGGGCGCTGGTCGACCAGGCCCACCAGGTCGCGATGAACATGCTGCGACCCATCTCGCGCAAGTACGACATCGCCGAGCACGAGTATCCCAAGGAGCTCGACATGCTCGCGGCGATGATCGACGGGCTCTCCGAGTCCGGCGCGAGCGAGGGTGCCGGCGCGACCGGCGTACGCCGCGACGCCGACGACAGCGACAAGAAGGGCTCGGTCAAGAACGGCGCCAACCTCGCCTCGGTGACCTCGGTCGCCGAGATGTGCTGGGGCGACACCGGCCTGCTGCTGTCGATGCCCCGCCAGGGCCTCGGCAACTCCGCGATCGCCTCGGTCGCCAACGACGAGCAGCTCGAGCGCTTCAAGGGCCGCTGGGCCTCGATGGCGATCACCGAGCCGTCGTTCGGCTCCGACTCGGCCGCGATCTCGACGACCGCCGTGCTCGACGGCGACGAGTACGTCATCAACGGCGAGAAGATCTTCGTCACCTCCGGCGAGCGCTCCGACTGCATCGTGGTGTGGGCGACGCTCGACAAGTCCCTGGGCCGCGCGGCGATCAAGTCGTTCGTGGTCGAGAAGGGCACGCCCGGCGTCAAGGTCGAGCGGCTCGAGGAGAAGCTCGGCATCCGTGCCTCCGACACCGCGGTGATCACGTTCACCGACGCGCGAGTGGCCAAGGAGAACCTCCTCGGCTCGCCCGAGATCAACGTCGAGCAGGGCTTCGCCGGCGCGATGGCGACGTTCGACAACACCCGTCCGCTGGTCGCCGCG encodes the following:
- a CDS encoding acyl-CoA dehydrogenase family protein, which codes for MSLISNLKPGGKHGVPSNESRDPIGYLVAGLNRLAQTDLLDKVRLRKPAEQAVFSVTRTGFKTMTNASRTFAKAGQKGQPGTRPTPAAASGVFDLTPGEDEQMLVDVVTEFADEVVRPAAFEADKECAAPEALLKSSLEIGLPILGVPESLGGVSEERSAMAGTLVAEALAKGDMGLAVATLAPGSVATAIGLWGTDAQQQTYLPAFTGDEVPAAALALSEPTVLFDVLSPSTTAKKSGDGYVLNGTKSLVARGDHAELFVVGAQLDGKPVLFLVESSTEGLSIEGDPAMGVRAASLTKLVLENVKVPADAVLGATDGSTYTECVRLSRLAWCALAVGTAQAVLDYVTPYVKEREAFGEPIANRQSVAFMVANIAIELQGMRLLTYRAASRAAAGKDFSREVALARKACTDKGMQIGLDGVQLLGGHGFVKEHPVERWYRDLRAIGIMEGTVLV
- the def gene encoding peptide deformylase, which codes for MRAMDDQTPLAPYGPLPRGGSVRPMTRWGTAVMHRPQAEVTVFDEALRALAADMVATMYAAEGVGLAACQVGEDVAMFVFDCPDAEDQRVVGVVCNPRLVLPEGRDRRLDDSPEGCLSYPGAFVDCARPDYATVEGVGLDGRPVRFEGDGLLAKCLQHETDHTVGTVFGDRLSAKAMKKLRKQHDAAVADYPAEWPT
- a CDS encoding acyl-CoA dehydrogenase family protein, producing the protein MAINLEVPKKHRALVDQAHQVAMNMLRPISRKYDIAEHEYPKELDMLAAMIDGLSESGASEGAGATGVRRDADDSDKKGSVKNGANLASVTSVAEMCWGDTGLLLSMPRQGLGNSAIASVANDEQLERFKGRWASMAITEPSFGSDSAAISTTAVLDGDEYVINGEKIFVTSGERSDCIVVWATLDKSLGRAAIKSFVVEKGTPGVKVERLEEKLGIRASDTAVITFTDARVAKENLLGSPEINVEQGFAGAMATFDNTRPLVAAMAVGCARASLDLTRDLLKEAGIEVDYDRPALLQHAAAAKFLQLEADWEAGRLLTLQAAWMADNRKPNSLEASMAKAKAGRVGSDVTLSCVELCASIGYSEEELLEKWARDSKILDIFEGTQQIQQLIVARRILGLSSAELK